Proteins encoded together in one Myxocyprinus asiaticus isolate MX2 ecotype Aquarium Trade chromosome 21, UBuf_Myxa_2, whole genome shotgun sequence window:
- the LOC127411990 gene encoding fibronectin type III domain-containing protein 5-like isoform X2: MRGFHMSTQLLMLSCFCAVPWVLAESLTAPVNVSIRDLKASSAVVTWDTLDGESVIGFAITQQKKDVHMLRFIQEVNTTTRSCALWDLEADTDYIVHVQSIGIDRPSPLSEPLHFKTLKEAETQASKSKDEVTMEEVEQSTQLRAGEIIIIVVVLVMWAGVIALFCRQYDIIKDNEPNNNKDKAKNLSECSTPEHPTGGLLRSKV; this comes from the exons ATGAGGGGCTTTCACATGTCCACACAGCTGCTCATGTTAAGCTGTTTTTGTGCCGTGCCGTGGGTCTTGGCTG AGAGCTTGACTGCTCCAGTGAACGTGTCCATCAGAGATCTAAAGGCCAGTTCTGCTGTAGTGACATGGGACACACTGGACGGGGAGTCCGTCATTGGATTTGCCATAACACAGCAG AAAAAAGATGTTCACATGCTGCGTTTTATCCAGGAAGTCAACACTACCACGAGGAgctgtgcattgtgggatttggAGGCAGATACGGATTATATTGTGCATGTTCAATCTATCGGTATAGATAGACCAAGCCCCCTCAGTGAACCACTGCATTTTAAAACCCTGAAGGAAGCTGAAACACAGGCTTCTAAAAGCAAAG ATGAAGTAACAATGGAAGAAGTGGAACAGAGCACTCAGCTGAGGGCAGGAGAAATCATCATTATTGTGGTGGTACTGGTTATGTGGGCAG GTGTGATAGCTCTCTTTTGCCGTCAGTATGACATCATCAAAGACAACGAGCCAAACAATAACAAGGATAAAGCCAAGAACTTGTCAGAATGCAGTACACCTGAGCACCCAACCGGGGGACTGTTACGGAGTAAGGTATAA
- the LOC127411990 gene encoding fibronectin type III domain-containing protein 5-like isoform X1 produces the protein MRGFHMSTQLLMLSCFCAVPWVLAESLTAPVNVSIRDLKASSAVVTWDTLDGESVIGFAITQQKKDVHMLRFIQEVNTTTRSCALWDLEADTDYIVHVQSIGIDRPSPLSEPLHFKTLKEAETQASKSKDEVTMEEVEQSTQLRAGEIIIIVVVLVMWAGVIALFCRQYDIIKDNEPNNNKDKAKNLSECSTPEHPTGGLLRSKFLKNKNNRTPSVNIIRV, from the exons ATGAGGGGCTTTCACATGTCCACACAGCTGCTCATGTTAAGCTGTTTTTGTGCCGTGCCGTGGGTCTTGGCTG AGAGCTTGACTGCTCCAGTGAACGTGTCCATCAGAGATCTAAAGGCCAGTTCTGCTGTAGTGACATGGGACACACTGGACGGGGAGTCCGTCATTGGATTTGCCATAACACAGCAG AAAAAAGATGTTCACATGCTGCGTTTTATCCAGGAAGTCAACACTACCACGAGGAgctgtgcattgtgggatttggAGGCAGATACGGATTATATTGTGCATGTTCAATCTATCGGTATAGATAGACCAAGCCCCCTCAGTGAACCACTGCATTTTAAAACCCTGAAGGAAGCTGAAACACAGGCTTCTAAAAGCAAAG ATGAAGTAACAATGGAAGAAGTGGAACAGAGCACTCAGCTGAGGGCAGGAGAAATCATCATTATTGTGGTGGTACTGGTTATGTGGGCAG GTGTGATAGCTCTCTTTTGCCGTCAGTATGACATCATCAAAGACAACGAGCCAAACAATAACAAGGATAAAGCCAAGAACTTGTCAGAATGCAGTACACCTGAGCACCCAACCGGGGGACTGTTACGGAGTAAG ttcctcaaaaacaaaaataaccgAACACCATCTGTGAACATCATCAGAGTGTGA